From the Lathyrus oleraceus cultivar Zhongwan6 chromosome 3, CAAS_Psat_ZW6_1.0, whole genome shotgun sequence genome, the window ggaaaaatcctccttcgacgcatgtgttatgtattagacatattgctcagaatttcatgcgggaaatcaaagataagatgttgcggaagaaggttgtcaatgcaggttacgcattatcagaaccttctttcaaacactaccgcgaggaaataagattgtcaaacgaagatgcggtacagtggatcgatagtattccgttggagaagtggactagggcatacaACAACGGcattggggccacatgacaacaaatcttgtggaatcaatgaactctgtcttcaaaggcatccataacctaccaataaccgctttggtgcaggctacatatttcaggctaggggcgttgtttgaaaccagacgctccaaatggagttcagtgttgcaatctggacaattgttcagtgatgcttcaatgaaattcatctgacatgaagctgccaaagcaaacacacacgtggttacggtatatgaccgaactaaaggttggtttagtgtttccgagtccatggatcacaatgagggcataCCGGTGGGACAGTACAaagtcgaactagatagaggttggtgcgactgcggaaagttccaagcctttcgtaccctctgctcccatgtcattgcggcatgctcaaaggttcgaagggatccatcctacttgctatctgaagtttacaaagtcgccagcctttcaaatgtttataaaattagtttttccgtagtggcaaaagaggattattggccagaatatcagGGGGACATCGTTTGACACAACGAAGTTATGAGAAGAAAGAAAAAtggtcgcccaaacagcacccgaattcgaaccgaaatggatacggcgaacaaaatggttagactatgtagtttatgccgtcaaccaggtcacaatcgtaataactgtcctagtgttggaacgagtacaaccagataaatttacatgtacctctattgcaatatatgaaaaactaaatttatttcatattagacgtctatgacgaaagtaccattacataaacagtaacacatataattataacaaatacaatacaagaactatgcaattagaaccatcaaaacaattttgaacatgtaatgcatcatcctacgagcgtcttgatcagtcttaatatccacccattcacgcacttctcattgttggttgaacgtggacacaagccattgtattcttctaatccgttcaccctctccaatttctccctctaaccaactgtacaacgtccgattaagacgttcaaatgtatctgtgttccaaagtcgaacctgtatcggagccgcaacggtagaaaatattacatcatcatttcgtttctgaatgtatgcagacattaTTGAAACAGAGAGAATTGAAATTGATGGTGGTTAAACTAGACAATTTATGGTATTAAGAGATgagtttgagtgaaaaatattgcatccaaggAGTTGTATTTATAGAGACGGAACATCAATTGTACAGAACATGTGGGCGCTTAAGGGATTGGCGCCCACATGACCATGACATGCAGGTGCCAGATGAATGGGCGCCCACACAACCAAATGCACCTAGCCTCCAGgagcattggcgcctcctcatgaggcccaatgcaggTGCCGCTAacattgacgcctcctcatgaggcccaatgtaggcgccactagcattggcgcctcctcatgaggagcctAATGCATGCACCAATtctattggcgcctcctcttaaagCATTGGAgatgcgccaattcatctggcgcatcctctaccaaactcggttattttgataatttttgtaaataattcattattttggatttttttttgaaaaaaatggttatttaaaaaaaacactTTTTATCACACGTTCATTCTCAATATTATTGTCCCACATTCATTCTCAATATTATAACATTTGCTTGAGAATTCATTAACCCATAATCATTAGCAAAAGTAAAATCCATTTCATAGTAAAAATTAGGGAATTAAAATTAAGAAGCCTATATTGGAACAAACAACTATAAAATTGGTGAAACAACGGCGAAATAATTTTGGATAAAGAGAGTGAAAGAGGAGAAttgagaaagagagagagagaattgaGGGTGAGAAGTTATGATTTCATTAGCTTGAGTGGGAGTGCACCCTAAACACTTATATATAAGATACAAAACAATTGAGACTTTAAATGATCAAGTACAATAgtagaaaatacaaaaaaaactcGGGTATGTAACCATGAGATTGATGTTGTACCAAACATAAAAATGTATCTAGCTGTAGACTTTCGATCATCTTTATCTCCACACTAGTTAGAATCGGTAAAACCGAACGAATTGCATTTTCTGCTCGTATCCGCTGTGGGAAAGAGAATTCCACAATCAACAAATTTTTTGACATAACATAGGATCCTCTTGACTGCTGCCAAGTGAAACACCTTCGGTCTCACCATGAATCGCCTCACAATATCGACACTAAATACCAAGTCCGATTGCGTATTGCACAAGTAACGCAAGGATCCAATCAACCTCCTATATTGAGTTGGATCAACATCTTGCTCATCATCATTCTTAGACAACTGGACACTTGGTTTAGCTGGAGAAATGACATTGTAATGCCCCATTTCACACTTTTTCAATATCTCAAGAGCATATCTCCTTTGGTGCACGAGCAGTCCCACATTGGACTTATGGAACTCAATGCCAAGTAAGTAAGTCATGAGACCAAGGTATGTCATCTCAAATTCTTTCATAAATTCACTCTTGAACTTTGAAACGCACTCCCCGTTGCTGTCCGTGATCAATAAATCATCTACATATAGACAAAGGATGATTACTCCTTCACTCGCATCCGTCTTCACATATACTCCATGCTCTGATACACATTTCTTGAAGCCAATATCCTTTAGGAAACTATCAATTCTtttattccaagctcttggagcttgcttcaaaccatatagagctttcttcaacttgtagaATTTTATCTCTTGGTCTTTTACAAAATCAGGGGGCTCTCCTACATATACCTCCTCTTCAAGTGGTTCATTCGAAAACGCGGATTTGACATTCATTTGATGGATAGGCCAATTGTGATTATTTGCAATACCAAttaaatttttaatttaaatataatgaaataattaattgaatataaaaatattaactattaaattaaattaaattttaaaacTGTAATTTGtaataaataaaaaaaacttaCTCAAAACCCatctttaaaaaaatataataaaatattcATTAGAAAGTAGGAATAAAGTATTAAAGATTTCACAATATAAACAACAATTGCGCCCAACAgtttttattctattgaaattttaTATTCATTTTAGTTCTCACAgtttttattctattgaaattttaTAGATTGTACAATGTTAGTCAAAGATCATTATTGCTACAAACACACTTAGTCTTCTGTATGTTTAGAAATGTACagaaaataaaaatgattttCCTGTGCTAGTTAGTTCATTTCATAATTTAATAATTTTATCTACTTATTATGTCCTTTCTCATCAACGTGTTCTTTTCATGGCTCCATAGATGTGGCCACAGTTCATCAATCCTTTGCTTTCGAATTCTGCCAGCAACCGCCTTCGAATATTGTCTCAAGATTCCATTGACAGCTTTAAGGTAGTTGCTTGAGTCATGGTCTCTTAGAATTGTGCCTTCTGATCCATATGCTGTTGGATCACTCAGTGTTTCAATAGGGTGTGGTTGATTGAGAAATGTGCTCACAACTCTTGAAGAGTATCCGCAAATAGTACTATCGAGCTCATAGAACGCGCTTTCGGAAGGAAGTAAGGGATGCGGAGGCGATGTCTTCTCGTCCGGTTGGAGAATCAATATTTTTCCTAGTGGTGAGTACAATAGCTTCTGAAAAACATCAAAAGAAAGTATGTGAAAACATCAACTTACTAGCTAAATGATGTAGCGATAGAACAATGATGCTTACGTTTTTCGTCAGACACGGATGTGACCGAAAACTGCGGTTTAAGCGCTTAAGGACGACAGCTACATGATCAGGATAGTTACAAGAGAAGGCCCTTGGAACAATATCTCTATGCATCATGACACAGTGGATCTGGCTTTCGTCCACGCCTAGTTCGTCGATTAGTTTTTGGCCTCCGCAGAATACAAACGGCGAGCCAAACGTCACTACTGGTTTAAGAGCTGAGGGACTGACAACTTTCCTAGACAATAGCATCAAATGAACCAAAAGAGAGAGACTTCCCCCGAGAGAATGTCCGGTGAACTGAAGCTTTGCGCGATCACCGTGTCTTTTCAAATGGTCCATTATTTCCGGCATGAATTGCTCGTATATTCCTTTTGCAGCTTCGTATATTCCTCTATGAACTAGTACATCTGTGTTCTGTAAGAGAATATATCATAAGTACTATTCATTTTGCACCATAACAATGAATTGTTCTTGGTTCATACCTCGAATTTCGTTGGCTCAAAGAAGAGATTTGCTTGCCATGATGCTAAGGAATCGGAACCCTGCAACACGAATCGAAACAAAATCATTTGTCGAATTTCGTGATTATATAGCTTGATGGTAGAACGAAAGACCAAATATTAGTTAAGGAATTACCTGAATTACAAAGCATCTAGTGTAGTTACTAAAATCGTCACAAACAAACCATTCACAAGGTGAAGAATGAAGCGACTGAAGATTCTTCGCTGCTTCGTGCCTTTCCCTATCTCCCGCTGCAACCACAGAAGTCACCGTTGACGCTGTTATATAAGCTGCAACCTCCGATTTATAGTCTCGCGAAATGCCTTCTTCTTCTTCCTGTTCTGCAGAATCCTCTCTTCTATTCGAATCTTCATTATCACTTTGCTGTGACTTGGCAGCAAGGGTCAAGAGATTCTTAGCTCGCAGTTGGACATAGGACGCGGCCGAGGCAGCAATGTCATAAGCAAGCCGAATTTGAGGCTTCTGTTCGTTATCATTTCCTTTCTCTAAGCTGTCTCGAGAGACTACCGAGTCATCTATAGGAACACGCTGTAAGTCCTGATTAAGTTTCGCTTTTAGCTTCGCCACAGCAGCTTTCTTCTCTAAAGAAGATGTAACAAACTGAAGACTATAGTGTCTCCTCAACTCCTGAGCCTGCAAACCGATTCGAAAGAAAAGTTTTTATGTTCATGTTTCTCTTTCGATTCATTTATGGAAATGGAATATAAATACCATTGGCGCTTACCTTGATTTGAGGTATTTCATAAGCCATGTTACAAAGAAAAGCTAGCTGAGAGTAAAGTTTGGTATCAAACCATGGCACTTGAACAAGAAATTTCGAGAACGATTCGCGATCATACGtcacttctttcccatcttcttcTTCGTCGTCATAATCAACCATACAaacaccatcatcatcatcatcacactCAAATTCGCCCGATGTATTATCATCGCGCATCATATCCATATCCACGCTTTCTTTCGGTAACCTATTTCTCCAATGTTTCTTAATCTCCAAAAGCCTCTCTATCCAATTAGCTCTATCCACTCTCTCTTCATTACAACTCTCCACCATGTTTTCCTCAGTAACCATATCCTTCTCCCTTTGTTTATCAAATAACAACGAGCGAAGCGAATTCGGGAGAACAGAACCTGAAAACTTAAACGGCGAAGTTCCAGTTCCCATTGATCCGCTATCCTTAAGCTTCGGTTGAACCGACGCACCATGTACACGGCTGAATGAGCAACATAGATAGTTGTCAGAATAAGATCTATGCATAATGGAACGTTTACACATGTCTACGCTGGATCGCGACCGGCGAAGACCGTTCTTCGCTTTCGTAATGTCGTTAGTCGCAGACGTTGTTGGAGATGTAGCCATGCCAACTGCTGTATAAGCCATAGCTTATTATAATCTGTAAGTAACAAAATTATGAAACCTCAAAACTTAACATTGTTGAGTGTTTCTTGTTTTGTTTTGGTTCATGAAACAAACCAAACATATGAACATGGTTTTTATATGAAAAATTACAAAAACTATGCAGTTAGTTTCTTGGTATTAACGATAGGTTTCTTAAAGATGTTAAAAACATGTTATAGTTAAACTAATTTACTCATCAATGAACGAAACTTGTACTACTATATATTATAAAACAAAAACATCATTGTAAATAGGTTCAAGACCACACTTGTGGCTAAACTTTGACGATTGAAACCATTTTTTCGGATCAAACATTAACTTGGATTTAGAAAGTGATTAGAGAAAAACAAGCAAAGTTCGTTGAATTCTATAATTGTGAATAAGAATAGGGAGAAATTAAAAATGTCACATTCTTTGTTCTTTCATTAATTTAGTAGTTAGTAAAGGTTACGTCTAAATTGTCTATTATTTTTCTTGGAATTGTCGCATATTTAAGAGATCTAACTTTAAACCGATATGTTAGGAAGGAAAATTCAGAAGACTAGTAGTAGTATTAAATTCTACCAAATAATACTATCAAAAATATGtaaacaaaaaacaaaaataagGACGTTGGAATTTCCAATATATTCTTTTGAGAGTACAAGGTCTACttaaatttaataaaaataaattattttttgTACTAAAATAATTATAGAATATTTTTATAAACTCCTATCGAAATTCAAATATCAATATTATTAAATCGAATATTTTGATTCCGATTCAAATTTAAAATCTGTTTGAATAAATTTTTAATAACTACGTTATTTCATctatataaaaaaattaaaattatttttaaaaaatgatcataTGGGACAAAAACATTATGTCATTCTAAAAGTTTCGTATTTAGAAAGTTTGTCAAACGTGAGGGCTAAAAATATTTTGTTAGATAATTTTGTCAAATTATTCATAAAACAAGATAATCGTATTAAACTAGCAAGTTAAGTATGTTTTAACACCTTTGGAAACATTAGCTCAAATTATTTAGAAAAAAAGGACATCTCCAAATCAATGAAAAATATATGTTTCTTATTTTGACgaatattttatttatatttctAAGATAGAAATCCCGtttaagaaataaaaataatttatgCAATCTTATCCACAAGTGTTTATCTTTTATATAAAGATACATCTCTAGAAACATTAGTTCAAATTGTTTAGAAAAAAAAGGACATCTCTAAATCATtgcaaaataaaaaataataacaataataatatcAATTAATGACTTTAGAACATTGTTTAAAGAGTAAAAAATATAACATTTATTATTTTgacaaatattatattttttcGTTTATTGACGagtgtttattttgattaaaaaaattatgtTATAAGAAATAAGTTGTTTATTCAAAAATTAATACTATGTTCTAAATCATCAAAAtacaattttttaatttttttattaatatttatttatttattgtatttcaacttatttaattatttgtttttttatGATAACTAAGCTAAGCTAGTTATGTAAAAGAAAGAGAAAATAATACTTTTGTTAAAATGTAtttattatatattaatatttgCAATAAATATAAAGTAAAATCCTACTCTCTGTCCTAAAATAAATGTCATATTTGACATTTTCAcacaaattaaaaaaatataacaaataaaAAAGAGAGAATAAAGATTTTATTAAAGTATCATTAATAATTATTGATGTATTCAAATTAGTATTGGTGTAAAGTGAGAAAACAATAACTTAAAAGTATTAATTAGAGgatataataaaaaaataaaaatgaaaattctATTGATAAAATAAAGTGATAAATATTTTTTTTAGATGCGACAATTATTTTTTAGAATATTATATAGAAATGATGAAACTAATACTATTTATTAAAATGtataaataaacaaaattaaaatgaATCAGTATACCtacaatttaatttttaaattaaaagaGTTATGGCTAACAACGCATATTTAATAAATAAAACTGCATTACTTATTAAAAATCATAAATAACCCTTATTTTAGAAAGTGTCTTGGATAATAGTAATAAATAAAGTACTCTTAGTAAGTTGAACATGAAACCTATGTTCATATACATTACATATGAATTAAATCTACAGAAACCAAAAACCCAgttagttttattttaattataaaaataaaacaaCTTGGTTCATAGATTATACTTCctcatttaaaaaaaaagttatactaaattataattttttttataatattaattcattattaatatttttcttcGATAATATAAGAATGAATTAAATCAAACTCAATCTAAGATGATATCAGAGTGAAGGATTCGAGTCACGCAATATTAGGTGGATTAAGAAAAACTCAATTTCCACTTTACTTAAAGATAAAGTTTAAAAAGAATTTATATAAGAGTATTACAAGTATTAGTTTAAGAGGATAGTTAGATTTAAGCTTTATTACTAGAAAGATTATTAGAGTTACTTATAAGTGATTTGAGTCTATTAAAGTTTGTTAGAACTCAACCAATTTTAACTAACTCTATATATAGTTATTCTATTATTGTGTAACAAGCTAAGCTTTGGTTCAATGAAGAAAAGTCATCAAATCTATCTAACACTTATAATATGATAATAATCATCTTTGATCCTTCCTTCCTCTAGCCTATTCGCTTTATCTCCTTTCTCTATTCTTGCATCTTGAAGTTCATCAATGGCAAAAAGTGATGGCAAAAATTGATGAATCCTCACCATTGATCAAGAATTGAACCTCTTTACATGATGTAGTTTCGTTTCTTGGATGTTTTTCTTCTTTTCCGTCATTTGGTCCCATGTTTTCTATCAAGCTGCAAGATAAAAACTATCTAGTATGGAATTAGTAGGTGGAATGTGTGATCCTCTCGCATAAGCTTCACAGTTATGTGGTGAATCCTTAAATTCTTTCTATGTTCAAAACAAATGAAGATCGTCTTCAAAACATTGTGAAATATGAAACTTGGATAGCGCAAGGTCAAACCCTGTTCACGTGATTGTTGTGAACAATCTCTAAATCAATGATGACATACTTGCTCTTCTATAAGTGATCATATGAGGCGTGGGATAAGGTTCACATGCACTTCACAATGATTGTGAAAGCACAATTGAGGCAATTACGCGATGAACTCTAATCTCAAAATAACCAAGAAACCCAATCGCTCTATGTCAAAGTTTGTACTTCACATCAGAACAATTACATATTCTCTGTTGTCTGAAGGTGATTTAATATCTGAACAAGATCATATTTTTGTTATCCTATATGGTCTTTCAAAGGAATATAATCCATTCATGGTGCGAATGTATGATTGTCCTAAGCCTTCTACGATATATGATTGTGAAGCACTGTTAGATGTTCAGGAAGCTCAACTTGACAAGATCAAGAAATAACTCCTTGTCTCTAATGTTTACGCAAATGTAGCTGAACGTGAACCTGCTCTTAGTCGTGGAGGTCATATCATGCGTGGTAAAGAAATAAGCTTCTGGTTTATGGGTCATGGTCGCTCCAGAGGAGGCAATCCAAGAAATAGGTCAACATGTTTCCTTTGTGGAAAATATGGACATGTTGTGCTGGAAAGTAGACACATGTATGATGCATATTTTGTCCCTCTAAAAAGTACATAAGGTTTTCACAAAAATGCGTGTTGCTATGACAGTTAAACCAAGATTGAGGTGTTTTATGGACCAACTAGATCCAAAACTTCAACTGCCACGATAGCCACACTGATCCATAGGTGTACATCGAGGAGCATTCCATGCAACATAAATTAGAGTCTCAAGTGTGGTTTGTAGATTAAGGTGTCTCCCATCACCTTACTTTCTTTGATTCCATCATATAACATAAGTGTACTTATTTAGGAAATGATAGATTTTAGATACGTAATGGCCATAGTCTCTCTATTAAGTCTATTGGCTCGTCTTAGTTTGATTCTCACTTTACACCTAACACTAAGTTGATTCTAAACCAGATTCTTCATGTTCCTGGCATAACTAGAAACTTATAACCTATTTCAAAATTTTTCAAAGACAATTGTGTCATTTTTAAGTTTCTTGCTAACAAGTATTTTTTGAATTCTCAAATTTCTAATCAGGTTGTCCTTGAAGGATTTCTTGATAATAATGATTTATATTGTTTTCCTCATATTCAACTCGCTCAATCAAAGACTTATGGTCTAGTTTTTCTTGCTTCTAATAATTGTAATCCTAGTTATAAACCCGCTTTAAAAGATTGTAATTCTTATGATGAACTATCATTATGGCACAATAGACTATAACATGTCAATTTTCAAATTGTCGGACATATACTTCATTTGTGTAATATcataattcataataaaattTCACCACAAATTTGGAGTTCTCCTAGCTCCATAAGTGTCTATAGTGCACTTTTTTATCTTGTCTATACTGGTATTTGGGGTCCAGCACCCTTCATGTCTAAAACTAAACTCTAATATTACATTATATTTGTTGATGCCTGCATTAAGTAAACCTTGGTTTATTTTCCCAAACTTAAATTAGATGATATGGTTGCCTTTAAAATTTTCTTGCATATGTTAAAACTCCGTTCCAAACTAACATTAAAGCTATGTAATCTGAC encodes:
- the LOC127132129 gene encoding phospholipase A1 PLIP1, chloroplastic isoform X2 translates to MGTGTSPFKFSGSVLPNSLRSLLFDKQREKDMVTEENMVESCNEERVDRANWIERLLEIKKHWRNRLPKESVDMDMMRDDNTSGEFECDDDDDGVCMVDYDDEEEDGKEVTYDRESFSKFLVQVPWFDTKLYSQLAFLCNMAYEIPQIKAQELRRHYSLQFVTSSLEKKAAVAKLKAKLNQDLQRVPIDDSVVSRDSLEKGNDNEQKPQIRLAYDIAASAASYVQLRAKNLLTLAAKSQQSDNEDSNRREDSAEQEEEEGISRDYKSEVAAYITASTVTSVVAAGDRERHEAAKNLQSLHSSPCEWFVCDDFSNYTRCFVIQGSDSLASWQANLFFEPTKFENTDVLVHRGIYEAAKGIYEQFMPEIMDHLKRHGDRAKLQFTGHSLGGSLSLLVHLMLLSRKVVSPSALKPVVTFGSPFVFCGGQKLIDELGVDESQIHCVMMHRDIVPRAFSCNYPDHVAVVLKRLNRSFRSHPCLTKNKLLYSPLGKILILQPDEKTSPPHPLLPSESAFYELDSTICGYSSRVVSTFLNQPHPIETLSDPTAYGSEGTILRDHDSSNYLKAVNGILRQYSKAVAGRIRKQRIDELWPHLWSHEKNTLMRKDIISR
- the LOC127132129 gene encoding phospholipase A1 PLIP1, chloroplastic isoform X1, which gives rise to MAYTAVGMATSPTTSATNDITKAKNGLRRSRSSVDMCKRSIMHRSYSDNYLCCSFSRVHGASVQPKLKDSGSMGTGTSPFKFSGSVLPNSLRSLLFDKQREKDMVTEENMVESCNEERVDRANWIERLLEIKKHWRNRLPKESVDMDMMRDDNTSGEFECDDDDDGVCMVDYDDEEEDGKEVTYDRESFSKFLVQVPWFDTKLYSQLAFLCNMAYEIPQIKAQELRRHYSLQFVTSSLEKKAAVAKLKAKLNQDLQRVPIDDSVVSRDSLEKGNDNEQKPQIRLAYDIAASAASYVQLRAKNLLTLAAKSQQSDNEDSNRREDSAEQEEEEGISRDYKSEVAAYITASTVTSVVAAGDRERHEAAKNLQSLHSSPCEWFVCDDFSNYTRCFVIQGSDSLASWQANLFFEPTKFENTDVLVHRGIYEAAKGIYEQFMPEIMDHLKRHGDRAKLQFTGHSLGGSLSLLVHLMLLSRKVVSPSALKPVVTFGSPFVFCGGQKLIDELGVDESQIHCVMMHRDIVPRAFSCNYPDHVAVVLKRLNRSFRSHPCLTKNKLLYSPLGKILILQPDEKTSPPHPLLPSESAFYELDSTICGYSSRVVSTFLNQPHPIETLSDPTAYGSEGTILRDHDSSNYLKAVNGILRQYSKAVAGRIRKQRIDELWPHLWSHEKNTLMRKDIISR